The sequence below is a genomic window from Neomicrococcus aestuarii.
ACGTTCTGAAGACACGCAGTTTGCGCGCACGCCACCGCAAGACATCGTTGCAGAACAGAGCGTTTTGGGCGGCATGATGCTCTCCAAGGATGCCATCGCCGACTGCATCGAAGTCCTTCGCGGCCCGGATTTCTACCGACCAAACCACGAGGCTATTTACGAGGCCATCCTTGACCTCTACGGCAAGGGCGAACCTGCTGACGCAGTCACGGTGGCAGATGAGCTGACCAAGCGCGGAGAAATCGGCCGCATCGGCGGTCCCGGTTACCTACACACGCTCATTCAGTCCGTTCCAACAGCCGCCAACGCCGGCTACTACGCCGAGATTGTGCACGAACGCGCAGTACTGCGCAGGCTCGTCGAAGCAGGTACCCGCATTGTGAACATGGGGTACTCGCAAGGCGGCGAAGTCGAAGAGATCGTCAATGCTGCTCAAGCGGAGATCTACACCGTCTCTGAGCGAGAGACCGCAGAAGACTACGTGGCCCTTCGCGACATCATGGAAGCCACGGTCGACGAGATCGAGGCTAACGGCAGCCGGGGCGACGGCCTCACCGGTGTCCCCACCGGCTTTTACGAACTCGATGAGCTCACGCAGGGTCTCCACGGCGGACAGATGATCGTCATCGCCGCACGTCCCGCAATGGGTAAGTCCACGTTCGCGCTGGACTTCGCCCGCTCGGCAGCCATCCACCATGACATGGCCACGGTGTTCTTCTCCCTGGAAATGGGCCGTAACGAGATCGCGATGCGCTTGCTCTCCGCGGAGGGACAGCTCATGCTCCAGGACTTGCGTAAGGGTAACGTGCGTAACGAGGACTGGCAGAAGATCGCCAACACCATGGGACGCCTCAACAGCGCGCCCTTGTTCATTGACGATTCGCCCAACATGTCGCTTATGGAAATCCGTGCCAAGTGCCGCCGTCTGAAGCAGAAGAATGACCTCAAACTGGTCATCATTGACTACCTGCAGCTCATGAGCTCCGGCAAGCGCGTGGAATCCCGTCA
It includes:
- the dnaB gene encoding replicative DNA helicase, which codes for MAVQHLDNASRSEDTQFARTPPQDIVAEQSVLGGMMLSKDAIADCIEVLRGPDFYRPNHEAIYEAILDLYGKGEPADAVTVADELTKRGEIGRIGGPGYLHTLIQSVPTAANAGYYAEIVHERAVLRRLVEAGTRIVNMGYSQGGEVEEIVNAAQAEIYTVSERETAEDYVALRDIMEATVDEIEANGSRGDGLTGVPTGFYELDELTQGLHGGQMIVIAARPAMGKSTFALDFARSAAIHHDMATVFFSLEMGRNEIAMRLLSAEGQLMLQDLRKGNVRNEDWQKIANTMGRLNSAPLFIDDSPNMSLMEIRAKCRRLKQKNDLKLVIIDYLQLMSSGKRVESRQQEVSEFSRALKLLAKELDVPVIALSQLNRGSEQRPDKRPVISDLRESGSIEQDADVVLLLHRDDVVNKDTSERPGEADIIVAKHRNGPTGNIVVAFQGHYSRFSNMAR